One genomic region from bacterium encodes:
- a CDS encoding sulfotransferase — MAPYRDRPDWLRRLNLFGPATGAADQLVPLDPEELLALARSTTGLEEIGDDDWLETYRRMVGSIDRESQATLVGRFLARAEILRVLQTRLRLFDAWAKEPAILEEPIERPIFVLGAPRTGTTILLELLALDPGIRAPLSWEAHHPLPHGEFQTRDARRALAESEQELWMDMQPEFATLHELGTDLPCECVHFLALEFGGPYWAMNYQAPDFAAWSMTQPEIVPRTYRLHRRFLQTLQYGEERRPWLLKSPGHLRTIEGLFAEYPDAVVVHTHRDPQRFVGSAASTTAMLQWLRSEAIDPALYGQLALGGFGMMLNGVKDLRKTGQIPDDQIIDSHFSDLMSDPVAAIRKIYDAAGLDWPAGHDDRITGYLHDKPKGKHGAHAYSLEEYGLDAAMVDAVYADYVEYYGIAREG, encoded by the coding sequence ATGGCCCCCTATCGCGATCGCCCCGACTGGCTCCGCCGCCTCAACCTCTTCGGACCCGCCACCGGCGCCGCCGACCAGCTGGTCCCTCTGGACCCGGAAGAGCTGCTGGCCCTGGCGCGTTCGACGACCGGCCTGGAAGAGATCGGCGACGACGACTGGCTCGAGACCTACCGGAGGATGGTCGGGTCGATCGACCGGGAGTCGCAGGCGACCCTGGTCGGGCGCTTCCTCGCACGCGCCGAGATCCTGCGCGTCCTCCAGACCCGCCTTCGCCTCTTCGACGCCTGGGCGAAGGAGCCGGCGATCCTCGAGGAGCCGATCGAACGACCGATCTTCGTACTCGGCGCCCCCCGCACGGGAACGACCATCCTGCTCGAGCTGCTCGCCCTCGATCCGGGGATCCGTGCGCCGCTCTCCTGGGAAGCCCATCACCCCCTCCCCCACGGCGAGTTCCAGACGCGCGACGCCCGTCGCGCGCTCGCGGAGTCCGAGCAGGAGCTGTGGATGGACATGCAGCCGGAGTTCGCGACGCTCCACGAGCTGGGAACCGACCTCCCCTGCGAGTGCGTCCACTTCCTGGCGCTCGAGTTCGGCGGCCCCTACTGGGCCATGAACTACCAGGCCCCGGACTTCGCCGCGTGGTCGATGACCCAGCCGGAGATCGTCCCGCGGACCTACCGGCTCCATCGCCGATTCCTCCAGACGCTGCAGTACGGCGAGGAGCGCAGGCCCTGGCTACTCAAGTCGCCGGGACACCTGCGGACGATCGAGGGACTCTTCGCCGAGTACCCCGATGCGGTCGTCGTCCACACCCATCGCGATCCGCAGCGATTCGTCGGCTCCGCCGCGAGCACGACGGCGATGCTCCAGTGGCTGCGCTCGGAGGCCATCGATCCCGCACTCTACGGCCAGCTCGCCCTCGGTGGCTTCGGCATGATGCTGAACGGCGTGAAGGACCTGCGAAAGACCGGCCAGATTCCGGACGACCAGATCATCGACAGCCACTTCTCCGACCTGATGAGCGATCCCGTTGCCGCGATCCGCAAGATCTACGACGCCGCGGGTCTCGACTGGCCGGCCGGCCACGACGACCGCATCACCGGCTACCTCCACGACAAACCGAAGGGCAAGCACGGCGCCCACGCGTACTCGCTCGAAGAGTACGGTCTCGACGCCGCGATGGTCGACGCGGTCTACGCCGACTACGTCGAGTACTACGGGATCGCGCGGGAGGGCTGA
- a CDS encoding TIGR03620 family F420-dependent LLM class oxidoreductase: MTSPAASLTGRGVWFYPDGLSGNETIEFAQRLEALGYSALWMPDAGGRDVFALAARLLDHTERLVVASGVANVYGRDALAMRSAQLTLAEQSGGRFLLGIGISHQPLVEDMRGHTYGKPVATMRAYLEAMATADAGYVGPRPEEAPPTVLAALGPKMLELARDAAEGAHPYMVTPAHTKQARALLGPDRLLCTEQKVVLESDPEAALAIARETAAIAMGLQLPNYQNNLIRLGFEAADFEAGPSDRVIDAVVAMGDAATIEARLQAHVDAGANHVCIHPIHPEGLSVPWWPALEALAPAGSA, encoded by the coding sequence ATGACGAGTCCTGCAGCGAGCCTCACGGGGCGAGGCGTCTGGTTCTATCCCGATGGACTGAGCGGGAACGAGACCATCGAGTTCGCCCAGCGCCTCGAAGCCCTCGGCTACTCGGCGCTCTGGATGCCCGACGCGGGCGGTCGCGACGTGTTCGCCCTCGCGGCCCGTCTGCTCGACCACACCGAGCGCCTGGTCGTCGCGAGCGGAGTCGCCAACGTCTACGGGCGCGACGCGCTCGCGATGCGGTCGGCGCAGCTGACCCTCGCGGAGCAGTCCGGGGGAAGGTTCCTGCTCGGGATCGGCATCTCCCACCAGCCCCTCGTCGAGGACATGCGGGGCCACACGTACGGCAAGCCGGTCGCGACGATGCGCGCCTATCTCGAGGCGATGGCGACCGCGGACGCCGGCTACGTCGGTCCGCGGCCGGAGGAAGCGCCGCCGACGGTGCTCGCCGCCCTCGGCCCGAAGATGCTCGAGCTCGCCCGGGACGCCGCGGAGGGCGCTCATCCCTACATGGTCACGCCCGCGCACACGAAGCAGGCGCGGGCGCTGCTCGGGCCCGATCGTCTCCTGTGCACGGAGCAGAAGGTCGTCCTCGAATCCGATCCGGAGGCCGCCCTCGCGATCGCGCGGGAGACCGCGGCGATCGCCATGGGGCTGCAGCTGCCGAACTACCAGAACAACCTGATCCGGCTCGGCTTCGAGGCCGCCGACTTCGAAGCGGGGCCGAGCGACCGGGTGATCGACGCCGTGGTCGCGATGGGCGACGCCGCCACGATCGAGGCCCGCTTGCAGGCGCACGTGGATGCGGGCGCGAACCACGTCTGCATCCATCCGATCCACCCGGAGGGCCTCTCGGTCCCCTGGTGGCCGGCCCTCGAGGCGCTCGCGCCGGCAGGGAGCGCGTAG
- a CDS encoding LLM class flavin-dependent oxidoreductase yields the protein MTDVLPRPLRFGVFLAPFHPADENPTEQLHRDLALVQHLDALGYHEAWIGEHHSGGYEIIPSPEVFLAHAAATTRQIRLGTGVVSLPYHNPLMLADRILQLDHQSRGRVMLGCGPGQLVTDAFMLGIEPSEQRRMMGEALEVLVPLLRGEVVTRKTDWFDLREASSQLPPVQWPGPEIAVASAISPSGAMAAGRHGTGLLSLAASGPEGYEQLPKHWDVCEETAAKHGQQVDRSSWRLVVPMHIAESREQARRDMAHGTLRLAGYMEALGGVKPPFAESTETMLDAWTGPGLPIFGKLTCGTPDDAIDVIESLREQSGGFGTVLLLGHNCANPEATRRSYELIGRYVVPAVNDANRYRTRSMEWATKNAATFMPAMQVGIQKAIEEYEANRAESGEGTAWVGDAKTIE from the coding sequence ATGACCGACGTGCTGCCGCGCCCGCTTCGCTTCGGCGTTTTCCTGGCGCCCTTCCATCCCGCCGACGAGAACCCGACGGAGCAGCTCCACCGGGATCTCGCTCTCGTCCAGCACCTCGACGCGCTCGGCTACCACGAGGCGTGGATCGGTGAGCATCATTCCGGCGGCTACGAGATCATTCCCTCGCCGGAGGTCTTCCTCGCCCATGCGGCGGCGACGACCCGCCAGATCCGTCTCGGGACCGGCGTCGTCTCGCTGCCCTACCACAACCCGCTCATGCTGGCGGATCGGATCCTCCAGCTCGACCACCAGTCGCGCGGCCGTGTGATGCTCGGTTGTGGTCCCGGACAGCTGGTGACCGATGCGTTCATGCTCGGGATCGAGCCGAGTGAGCAGCGCCGGATGATGGGCGAGGCCCTCGAGGTCCTCGTGCCGCTGCTGCGCGGAGAGGTCGTGACCCGAAAGACCGACTGGTTCGATCTCAGGGAAGCGTCGAGCCAGCTCCCGCCGGTCCAGTGGCCGGGACCGGAGATTGCCGTCGCGAGCGCGATCTCGCCTTCGGGTGCGATGGCGGCGGGACGGCACGGCACGGGCCTGCTCTCCCTCGCGGCGAGCGGACCCGAAGGCTACGAGCAGCTTCCGAAGCACTGGGACGTCTGCGAGGAGACCGCGGCGAAGCACGGCCAACAGGTCGATCGCTCGAGCTGGCGTCTCGTCGTTCCGATGCACATCGCCGAATCCCGTGAGCAGGCGCGGCGGGACATGGCGCATGGGACGCTTCGACTCGCCGGCTACATGGAGGCCCTCGGAGGAGTGAAGCCGCCCTTCGCGGAGTCGACGGAGACGATGCTAGACGCGTGGACGGGCCCTGGGCTCCCGATCTTCGGGAAGCTGACCTGCGGCACGCCGGATGACGCGATCGACGTCATCGAATCGTTGCGGGAGCAGTCCGGGGGCTTCGGGACCGTCCTCCTGCTGGGGCACAACTGCGCGAACCCCGAGGCGACGCGGCGGAGCTACGAGCTGATCGGCCGCTATGTCGTGCCCGCGGTGAACGACGCCAACCGCTATCGCACGCGAAGCATGGAGTGGGCGACGAAGAACGCCGCGACGTTCATGCCGGCGATGCAGGTCGGGATCCAGAAGGCGATCGAAGAGTACGAAGCGAACCGCGCCGAGTCCGGCGAGGGGACCGCGTGGGTCGGTGACGCGAAGACGATCGAGTAG
- a CDS encoding alpha/beta fold hydrolase produces the protein MSLSPKGSWAVALAVLGDKYGLLVQKAAGGRVHPVIAIERPFTYYAWVDDDTLIVTFDLGSSDSRILIDLSLRNGEVVASKNRIQVHGHVVDPLPTDDDHVLWSHRSSGDTYLLRLPTVDLLGLGNGNASRTLDRQLRDPVLKLQGAAYSWITDLEGEPQVVVRPSREGDEILIGRRRERGGAFSTVYRYLEDDDEEALRPVALVPGTRHFYALGLAGKDTIGLHEFDPDDQEIVREVYRRDDVDVTGVVVDPLTRDLIAVESMVEGERSYFYMDGFFERYTDELQQLSERLPIDSVRVRSVSADRNVLLLHQWGATEPGRFLNYFVDSDQLLTTGEWRSDIDRERLAKTESFRVASKDGLEIEAYITLPSGSDGPHPLVVMPHGGPHGARDVRLYDPRVQYLASWGFAVLQPNYRGSSGYGREYFESIKKQWAKAIEDDIDAAVEHAIGRPEIDGDRICIVGGSYGGFSALASVVRHRDRYRCAISMNGVSDIPLLYDSSDMADSKRVMDFYEEYVGDVETERELLEAVSPAYNVESIDTPILFIYGDRDRRVDPDHSHRMMLMMDLLGKPYESIEIETMRHRPTSIQWVIVMRSMRRMLTRNLFPGRVIHPDPDIGGAGVGRLKHRLDLDL, from the coding sequence GTGTCCCTCAGCCCGAAGGGAAGCTGGGCGGTGGCCCTCGCCGTGTTGGGGGACAAGTACGGACTGCTCGTTCAGAAGGCGGCGGGAGGACGCGTTCATCCGGTGATCGCGATCGAGAGGCCGTTCACCTACTACGCATGGGTCGATGACGACACGCTGATCGTGACCTTCGATCTAGGTTCGAGCGATTCGCGCATCCTGATCGATCTGAGTCTTCGAAACGGAGAGGTCGTCGCCTCGAAGAACCGGATCCAGGTCCATGGCCACGTGGTCGACCCCTTGCCGACGGACGACGACCACGTGCTCTGGTCTCATCGCTCTTCGGGCGACACCTACCTTCTGCGGCTGCCGACGGTCGATCTCCTCGGTCTCGGCAACGGCAATGCCTCGCGGACCCTTGACCGACAGCTCCGCGATCCCGTTCTCAAGCTCCAGGGCGCAGCCTACTCCTGGATCACGGATCTCGAGGGCGAACCGCAGGTCGTTGTTCGACCGAGCCGCGAGGGCGACGAGATCCTGATCGGCCGTCGTCGGGAGCGCGGCGGGGCTTTCAGCACGGTCTATCGCTACCTGGAGGACGACGACGAGGAGGCCCTCCGGCCCGTCGCGCTCGTACCCGGCACGCGTCATTTCTATGCCCTTGGTCTCGCCGGTAAGGACACGATCGGTCTCCACGAGTTCGACCCCGACGACCAGGAGATCGTACGCGAGGTCTACCGGCGCGACGACGTGGACGTGACGGGCGTGGTCGTGGACCCACTGACCCGCGATCTGATCGCCGTAGAGTCCATGGTCGAGGGCGAGAGATCGTACTTCTACATGGATGGCTTCTTCGAGCGCTACACCGACGAGCTCCAGCAGCTATCGGAACGTCTGCCCATCGACTCGGTGCGCGTCCGGTCGGTGTCGGCCGATCGAAACGTGCTCCTTCTCCACCAGTGGGGCGCGACAGAGCCCGGCCGTTTCCTCAACTACTTCGTGGATAGCGACCAGCTCCTGACGACGGGGGAATGGCGTTCTGACATCGACCGGGAACGTCTTGCGAAGACCGAGAGCTTCCGGGTCGCGTCGAAGGACGGGCTCGAGATCGAGGCGTACATCACCCTTCCGAGCGGGAGCGACGGCCCGCATCCTCTCGTGGTGATGCCGCACGGTGGCCCGCACGGGGCCCGCGACGTTCGTCTCTACGATCCGCGCGTCCAGTACCTGGCGAGCTGGGGCTTCGCGGTGCTCCAGCCGAACTACCGCGGTTCTTCCGGGTACGGGCGGGAGTACTTCGAGTCGATCAAGAAGCAGTGGGCGAAAGCGATCGAGGACGACATCGACGCTGCCGTCGAGCATGCGATCGGTCGGCCGGAGATCGACGGCGATCGAATATGCATCGTCGGCGGGAGCTATGGCGGCTTCTCGGCACTCGCGAGCGTCGTCCGCCATCGGGACCGCTATCGGTGTGCCATCAGCATGAACGGAGTCTCCGACATCCCGCTCCTCTACGATTCGAGCGACATGGCGGACTCGAAACGTGTGATGGACTTCTACGAGGAGTACGTCGGGGATGTTGAGACGGAGCGTGAGCTTCTCGAAGCCGTCTCCCCGGCCTACAACGTCGAGTCGATCGACACGCCGATTCTCTTCATCTACGGGGATCGGGACCGTCGCGTGGATCCCGACCATTCCCATCGCATGATGCTGATGATGGATCTGCTCGGGAAGCCCTATGAGTCGATCGAGATCGAGACCATGCGCCACCGCCCCACGTCGATCCAATGGGTGATCGTCATGCGATCGATGCGTCGGATGCTGACCCGGAATCTCTTCCCTGGACGTGTCATTCACCCGGATCCCGACATCGGCGGCGCAGGCGTCGGCCGGCTCAAGCACCGGCTCGATCTCGACCTGTGA
- a CDS encoding amidohydrolase codes for MSRPIPTLAILAFLVSACAVGPFAPSPYADVVFFGEHIHTVDDATAGARAVAIKGENIAGVGSREDVAPLVGPDTRIVELGERALVPGFIDAHGHFTMAVGFLNMLNASSPPVGPMESIDDIVEGLAARIEELEIPAGEFVTGYGYDDSLLAENRHPDRDDLDRASTEHPIVLIHVSGHLATANSLALEHFGFDETTEDPFGGVIRRRPGTTIPNGVLEEVAAHIGLEPVMLAAQNVSPREFAAQVAQTVDYHASFGITTVQDGASSPEVVKGLKTLARFRPPAIDIAVFPVIRSDADSEDPDAIGYTPDYENGVRVAGVKFVLDGSPQGRTAWLTEPYDEGPPGADPDYVAYPMVEPAFYKKHVKRMLDARIPILAHANGDAAIDLMIEGIDEALGGEPKDHRSVTIHAQLAREDQLDRMKALGIVPSFFAAHPFFWGDWHRKSFGDDRAMRISPLRSSLDRDLPFTIHNDAMVVPPHMLRLIEIAMGRKTREGVVLGEDQRVSFEEALHAVTLGSAYQYFEEDRKGSITPGKRADLVVLAEDPAWVRLDDVSEVAVVETFARGVSIYTAD; via the coding sequence ATGTCCCGCCCGATCCCGACGCTCGCGATCCTCGCGTTCCTCGTCTCCGCGTGCGCCGTCGGCCCCTTCGCCCCCTCGCCGTACGCCGACGTCGTCTTCTTCGGCGAGCACATCCATACCGTCGACGACGCGACCGCCGGCGCCCGGGCCGTCGCCATCAAGGGCGAGAACATCGCGGGCGTGGGCAGCCGCGAGGACGTCGCCCCGCTCGTCGGTCCGGACACGCGGATCGTCGAGCTCGGGGAGCGCGCCCTGGTCCCTGGCTTCATCGACGCTCACGGCCACTTCACGATGGCCGTCGGGTTCCTGAATATGCTGAACGCTTCGTCCCCGCCCGTGGGTCCCATGGAGTCGATCGACGACATCGTCGAGGGCCTCGCCGCGCGGATCGAGGAGCTGGAGATCCCGGCGGGCGAGTTCGTCACGGGCTACGGCTACGACGACTCCCTGCTCGCCGAGAACCGTCATCCCGATCGGGACGACCTCGACCGCGCCTCGACCGAGCACCCGATCGTCCTGATCCACGTGTCGGGTCATCTGGCGACGGCCAACTCCCTCGCGCTCGAGCACTTCGGATTCGACGAGACGACCGAGGATCCCTTCGGCGGCGTGATCCGGCGGCGCCCCGGCACGACGATTCCCAACGGCGTCCTCGAAGAGGTCGCGGCGCACATCGGACTCGAGCCGGTCATGCTCGCCGCCCAGAACGTCAGCCCGCGCGAGTTCGCCGCGCAGGTCGCACAGACCGTGGACTACCACGCTTCCTTCGGGATCACGACCGTCCAGGACGGCGCGTCGAGCCCCGAGGTGGTCAAGGGTCTCAAGACGCTCGCGAGGTTCCGCCCGCCGGCGATCGATATCGCGGTGTTCCCCGTCATCCGCAGCGACGCGGACAGCGAAGACCCGGACGCGATCGGCTACACGCCGGACTACGAGAACGGGGTCCGGGTCGCGGGTGTGAAGTTCGTGCTCGACGGCTCGCCGCAGGGCCGGACCGCCTGGTTGACCGAGCCCTACGACGAGGGGCCTCCCGGGGCCGATCCCGACTACGTGGCCTACCCGATGGTCGAGCCCGCCTTCTACAAGAAACACGTGAAGCGGATGCTCGACGCGAGGATCCCCATCCTCGCCCACGCGAACGGCGACGCGGCGATCGACCTGATGATCGAAGGCATCGACGAGGCACTCGGTGGCGAGCCGAAGGACCATCGCTCCGTCACGATCCACGCCCAGCTCGCCCGGGAGGACCAGCTCGATCGCATGAAGGCGCTCGGGATCGTCCCCTCGTTCTTCGCTGCGCATCCCTTCTTCTGGGGCGATTGGCACCGCAAGAGCTTCGGCGACGACCGTGCCATGCGGATCAGCCCGCTGCGCTCGAGCCTCGATCGCGATCTGCCTTTCACGATCCACAACGACGCGATGGTCGTTCCGCCGCACATGCTGCGGCTGATCGAGATCGCGATGGGGCGGAAGACCCGGGAAGGCGTCGTGCTGGGCGAGGACCAGCGGGTGAGCTTCGAGGAAGCGCTCCACGCGGTCACCCTCGGCTCCGCCTACCAGTACTTCGAGGAGGACCGGAAGGGCTCGATCACCCCCGGCAAGCGCGCGGACCTCGTCGTGCTCGCGGAGGATCCGGCGTGGGTCCGGCTCGACGACGTGAGCGAAGTCGCGGTCGTCGAGACCTTCGCCCGCGGCGTCTCGATCTACACGGCCGACTGA
- a CDS encoding amidohydrolase family protein, producing MNLDLLLRKADLVDGTGDPVRRADVAVRDGRIETIAEAGSIETTNAAEVIEAEGLLVTPGFIDPHTHYDGQATWDDRLAPSADHGVTTVVMGNCGVGFAPVRPNHKDVLIDLMEGVEDIPGAALHDGIQWAWESFPEYLDALASKPRAVEVATQLPHGALRTYAIGDDGDVNGPASDAQIAEMARLAAEAIDAGAIAFSSNRITLHTSTSGEAVPGTFAESREVNAILQAARKDGRGLFQVVPAGLMGEDPDGFRRELAFYRQVSLDTGSTVLFTIAQNNVQPELWRELFEMADAANAEGAKLVPMTINRPGGLLLSWDTFHPFLDKASFVEIAGLPPAERVAALRDPARRKRILEEPRQTPMFEHAATIILSSLGSTFLPTTDELLEPDPALSLGRAIEARGVTPLEGIYDALCDAAEQPGGPGFLSVFMGNYADGHLGAVHEMLNRPGTLVGGGDGGAHVTVICDASYPTYMLEHWVRDRKRGEKLALEQAVRMLTSDPADLFGMADRGRVARGLRADLNVIDLDRIALATPRVEHDLPSGSPRLLQAASGYVATICGGQVTSRDGVDTGARPGGLYRG from the coding sequence ATGAACCTCGACCTCCTCCTCCGAAAGGCCGACCTCGTCGACGGCACCGGCGACCCTGTCCGCCGTGCCGACGTCGCCGTCCGCGACGGGCGGATCGAAACCATCGCCGAAGCGGGCTCGATCGAGACCACGAACGCCGCCGAGGTGATCGAGGCCGAGGGCCTCCTCGTCACCCCGGGCTTCATCGACCCCCACACCCACTACGACGGCCAGGCGACCTGGGACGATCGCCTCGCGCCTTCCGCGGACCATGGCGTGACGACCGTCGTGATGGGCAACTGCGGCGTCGGTTTCGCGCCGGTCCGGCCGAACCACAAGGACGTGTTGATCGACCTGATGGAAGGTGTCGAGGACATTCCCGGGGCCGCGCTCCACGACGGGATCCAGTGGGCCTGGGAGAGCTTCCCGGAGTATCTCGACGCGCTGGCCTCGAAGCCCCGCGCGGTCGAGGTCGCGACCCAGCTGCCGCACGGCGCGCTCCGGACCTACGCGATCGGCGACGACGGCGACGTGAACGGCCCCGCGAGCGACGCGCAGATCGCCGAGATGGCGCGACTCGCCGCCGAAGCCATCGACGCCGGTGCGATCGCCTTCTCGAGCAATCGCATCACGCTCCACACCTCGACGAGCGGCGAAGCGGTCCCTGGGACCTTCGCCGAGTCGCGGGAGGTCAACGCGATCCTGCAGGCCGCCCGGAAGGACGGCCGCGGCCTCTTCCAGGTCGTGCCCGCCGGCCTGATGGGCGAAGACCCGGACGGCTTCCGTCGCGAGCTGGCCTTCTACCGACAGGTGAGCCTCGACACCGGCTCTACCGTGCTCTTCACGATCGCCCAGAACAACGTCCAGCCCGAGCTCTGGCGCGAGCTCTTCGAAATGGCGGACGCCGCCAACGCCGAGGGCGCAAAGCTCGTCCCCATGACCATCAACCGACCCGGCGGGCTCCTGCTGTCCTGGGACACGTTCCATCCCTTCCTCGACAAGGCGAGCTTCGTCGAGATCGCCGGACTGCCGCCGGCCGAGCGCGTCGCGGCCCTTCGGGATCCCGCTCGCCGGAAGCGGATCCTCGAAGAGCCCCGACAGACGCCGATGTTCGAGCACGCCGCGACGATCATCCTGAGCAGCCTCGGAAGCACCTTCCTCCCGACGACCGACGAGCTCCTCGAGCCGGACCCCGCGCTCTCCCTCGGTCGCGCGATCGAGGCGCGCGGCGTCACGCCCCTCGAAGGGATCTACGACGCCCTGTGTGACGCGGCGGAACAACCCGGCGGTCCCGGCTTCCTGAGCGTCTTCATGGGCAACTACGCCGACGGCCACCTCGGCGCGGTCCACGAGATGCTGAACCGGCCGGGGACCCTGGTCGGCGGAGGCGACGGCGGTGCCCACGTGACCGTCATCTGCGACGCGAGCTATCCGACCTACATGCTCGAGCACTGGGTCCGCGACCGGAAGCGAGGCGAGAAGCTCGCCCTCGAGCAGGCCGTCCGGATGCTGACCAGCGATCCCGCCGATCTCTTCGGCATGGCGGACCGCGGCCGGGTCGCCCGCGGCCTGCGCGCCGATCTCAACGTGATCGACCTCGACCGGATCGCCCTGGCCACGCCGCGCGTCGAGCACGACCTGCCGAGTGGCTCGCCGCGCCTCCTCCAGGCCGCGAGCGGCTACGTCGCGACGATCTGCGGCGGGCAGGTCACGTCGCGCGACGGCGTCGACACCGGGGCCCGGCCCGGCGGGCTCTATCGCGGATGA